Proteins encoded within one genomic window of Neoarius graeffei isolate fNeoGra1 chromosome 18, fNeoGra1.pri, whole genome shotgun sequence:
- the LOC132865873 gene encoding zinc finger protein 345-like → MKTETSMDGETSEACVKKEEMLELNIYSYGDDLDNPPEGLSVKVEDPDDKDYLYCEVCKSFFLNKCEVHGPPLFIPDTPVPMGVPDRARQTIPLGLEIQKSSIPDAGLGVFNKGETVPVGAHFGHCQGELVNREEAKNSGDSSVVYRSMQCEEYIDAKRETHVNWMRYVNCARNEEEQNLVAFEYQGGILYRCCRSINPGQELLVWYEEEYTKELSPAPTGTTRQQEHQRIHTGEKLYHCSQCGKSFTRQYDLQRHQRIHTGEKPYHCSQCGKSFTQQSALQLHQRIHTGEKPYHCSQCGKSFTQQSNFQIHQRIHTGEKPFHCSQCGKSFTRQSNLQIHQRIHTGEKPYHCSQCGKSFMTQSHLQQHQRIHTGEKPYHCSQCRKSFTSQSYLQIHQRIHTGEKPYHCSQYGKSFTHQSHLQQHQRIHTGEKPFHCSQCGKSFTHRSNLQAHQRIHTGEKPYHCSQCGKSFTRQSTLQIHQRIHTGEKPYHCSQCGKSFTQQSTLQIHQRIHTGEKPYHCSQCGKSFTHQSALQIHQRIHTGEKPYHCSQCGKSFTRQSDLQRHQRIHAGEKPYHCSQCGKTFTQQSALQTHQRIHTGEKPYHCSQCGKSFTHQSHLQIHQRIHTGEKPYHCSQCGKSFTRQYDLQRHQRIHAGEKPYH, encoded by the exons actgtgaagtttgcaaatccttcttcctcaacaaatgcgaggttcatggaccacccctcttcatccccgatactcctgttcccatgggagtccctgaccgagccagacaaacaATTCCTCTtgggctagaaatccagaagtccagtattcctgatgccggcctgggagtgtttaataagggggagactgttccagtaggtgcacacttcggccactgccagggagagctggtgaaccgagaggaagccaagaacagtggagactcctcagtt gtatacaggagcatgcagtgtgaagaatacatcgatgccaaaagagagacgcatgtgaattggatgag gtatgtgaattgtgcccgtaatgaagaagaacagaatcttgtggcatttgagtatcaagggggaattctgtatcgttgctgtcgatccattaacccaggacaggagctcttggtgtggtatgaagaggagtacaccaaagaactcagtcctgcacctacaggaacaaccagacagcaag aacaccagcgcattcacacaggagagaaactgtatcattgctcacagtgtggaaagagttttactcgtcagtatgatctccaacgacaccagcgcattcacacaggagagaagccgtatcactgctcacagtgtgggaagagttttactcagcagagtgctctccaactacaccagcgcattcacacaggagagaagccgtatcactgctcacagtgtgggaagagttttactcagcagagtaatttccaaatacaccagcgcattcacacaggagagaagccgtttcactgctcacagtgtgggaagagttttactcgtcagagtaatctccaaatacaccagcgcattcacacaggagagaagccgtatcactgctcacagtgtgggaagagttttatgacgcagagtcatctccaacaacaccagcgcattcacacaggagagaagccgtatcactgctcacagtgtaggAAGAGTTTTACTAGCCAGAGTtatctccaaatacaccagcgcattcacacaggagagaagccgtatcactgctcacagtatgggaagagttttactcatcagagtcatctccaacaacaccagcgcattcacacaggagagaagccgtttcactgctcacagtgtgggaagagttttactcatcggaGTAATCTCCaagcacaccagcgcattcacacaggagagaagccgtatcactgctcacagtgtgggaagagttttactcgtcagagtactctccaaattcaccagcgcattcacacaggagagaagccgtatcactgctcacagtgtgggaagagttttactcagcagagtactctccaaatacaccagcgcattcacacaggagagaagccgtatcactgctcacagtgtgggaagagttttactcatcagagtgctctccaaatacaccagcgcattcacacaggagagaagccgtatcactgctcgcagtgtggaaagagttttactcgtcagtctgatctccaacgacaccagcgcattcacgcaggagagaagccatatcactgctcacagtgtgggaagacttttactcagcagagtgctctccaaacacaccagcgcattcacacaggagagaagccgtatcactgctcacagtgtgggaagagttttactcatcagagtcatctccaaatacaccagcgcattcacacaggagagaagccgtatcactgctcacagtgtggaaagagttttactcgtcagtatgatctccaacgacaccagcgcattcacgcaggagagaagccgtatcactga